CCGCTGCCGCTTCTTGGCATGATCCACCTGAAAAACCGCATTGAACAGCTGGCTCCCATTCAGTTCGCCCAGGAACTGGACATCCGATCCTGGGCGGAGAGCCTTGCCGGGCATAGAGCAGGAACCCAGCTGGACGTAGTTTCCGAAGTCCGGGCGGGTTCCAGCGATGATTTGCTGTGGCGGGGCGTTTCAACCTATTTGGCCAAGGGTGTCTTCCTGCCGGGTATCGACAAAGCGGGCAGTCCGAACGGTGCCTTGGATGCCAGCGATTTTGTCCCTCCGCATCCCACCGCTCTGTGGCAACTCAACCTGGACACCGGCCGAAGCTACGCCGCGGTTTCCGGCGACTTCAATCCGATCCACTTAAGTGTGCTTTCGGCGAAGGCTTTGGGGTTGCGGGGATCCATTGCCCACGGCATGTACCTGGCCTCCCGCGCGCTGGCCGACGTCGGAGCCGTCAAGGCGGACTCATTTGCCTGGAATGTCTCATTCGAAGCCCCGGTCTTCCTTCCAGCGCGGGTTGCCTTGGACATCACAACGCTGCAGTCGGATTCGGGGCATTGGGAACGCTCGGACTACGTGGCGTGGAATCCCCGCAGCGGCAGGCGGCACTTCACCGGAAGCGTTACTGCCTTGCCATGATCCACCAGCAACAACGGCGGCGGCCACCACCAGGTGCCCGCCGCCATTGTTCGTTAACGGCAACTAAAGAAACTGTTCATTAATGACAACTAAAGAAACAGTTGTGATGAAACTCGCACTGTCTCGCATGTTCTTCATACAAACAAAACAAGGCCCGAAATCCATGGATTCCAGGCCTTGCGATGGTGCGCGGAGGGGGACTTGAACCCCCACCCCCTTTCGAGGACTAGCACCTCAAGCTAGCGCGTCTGCCATTCCGCCACCCGCGCAGGTGGTGTTCAGATAGTTTGTTGGGCACCTTCCGGTGCTTTACTTTCCTCCGAAGCAGCGAGAAAAACTCTAACACGGTTTCAGGTCGCTGAAAAATCGGCCCTGGTCCGGGCGAGGGTGTCATCATCTCAGGCCCTTACCACGGCGAATATTCCGGACGCCGGCAACCGCTGATGGGTAGGCTGATGGAACAAGGGACGCCAGATGCCGCGAAGACCGCAGCGTGCGTCGCCGGAACCTGCAGCCCAGCCACGCAAGGAGAGTTTCCATGTCTGTCATCCGCCCTGAAGATGAAGTTGTCCGGATCTGCCAGGAACTCATCAGGATTGACTCCTCCAACTTCGGCGACGACACCGGCCCGGGTGAGCGGGCAGCAGCAGAGTACACGGCCGGCCTGATCACCGAAGTCGGCCTCGAAGCCGAGATTTTCGAGTCGGCCCCGGGCCGCGCGAACGTGATAACCCGCATGGCCGGGGAGGATCCTTCAGCCGACGCGCTGGTAGTTCACGGTCACTTGGACGTCGTTCCCGCCCTCAAGGATCAATGGAGCGTTGACCCCTTCAGCGGCGAACTGAAGGACGGACTGATCTGGGGGCGCGGCGCCGTAGACATGAAGGACATGGATGCCATGATCCTTTCAGTCATGCGCAACTTCGCCCGGACGGGCCGCAAGCCAAAGCGCGACATCATTTTTGCTTTCTTCGCCGACGAAGAGGCCGGCGGCACCTACGGGGCACGCTACGCCGTCGAACACCGACGTGAACTTTTCGACGGGGCCACCGAGGCGATCTCGGAAGTGGGTGGATTCTCCGCCACGATCGGTGGCCAGCGGACCTACCTGCTGCAGACCGCTGAGAAGGGATTGTCATGGTTGCGTTTGGTTGCGCATGGCAGGGCGGGCCACGGCTCTCAAATCAATACTGACAATGCTGTCACCCGGTTGGCAGGGGCCGTCACCCGGATCGGGGAATACAAGTGGCCCGTGGAACTGACACCCACCACTCGACAGTTCCTGGACGGCGTGACTGAACTGACCGGCGTCGAGTTCGACGCCGACAACCCGGACATCCTCCTCAAGGAGCTTGGTACTGTAGCTCGCTTCGTCGGCGCCACCCTTCAGAACACTTCCAATCCCACGTACCTGCGCTCCGGTTACAAGCACAACGTCATCCCGGAGTCAGCCGAGGCGTTCGTTGACTGCCGCACGCTGCCGGGCCAGCAGGAGTTGGTGTTCGAGACCATCAAGGAACTCGCCGGCGACGGCATCGACATCAGCTATGTCAACAAGGATGTTTCCTTGGAAGTGCCCTTTGCAGGGAACCTGGTGGATTCCATGATCGATGCCCTGCACACTGAAGATCCGGGCGCGAAAGTCCTTCCCTACACACTCTCAGGGGGCACCGACAATAAGTCGTTGAGCAAGATTGGTATCACCGGTTATGGTTTCGCCCCGCTGATGCTGCCCGACGAGCTCGACTTTACGGGAATGTTCCACGGGGTTGACGAGCGCGTGCCGGCCGAGTCCCTCCAGTTCGGCGCACGGGTCCTGAACACCCTGCTAAGCAACTACTAACGAGGAGGTCCCCGCCGTGAGTCCCGAAGAAATCCTTCCCGACGAACTGCTTGAACGGCTCCGTGGCCGCGCGGCAGGCTACGACGACAACAACCAGTTCTTCCACGAAGACCTTGATGAACTGGCCGCTGCCGGTTACCTCAAGCTGTTCGTGCCAGAGGCCGACGGCGGTTTTGGGCTCGGGCTCGAAGCGGTGGCTGCGTTGCAGCAGCGTCTCGCTACGGCCGCGCCCGCAACGGCATTGGCCGTCAATATGCACCTGGTCTGGACCGGAGTCGCGCAGGTCATGACCGCGCGCGGGGACACGTCATTGGATTTCGTGTTGAAGGAGGCGGGGCAGGGTGAGATTTTTGCGTTCGGCATTTCCGAGGCCGGCAACGACTCCATGCTGTTCGATTCCGGCACGGTTGCCGAGCCGCTGCCGGACGGAAGTTACCGGTTCACGGGCAGGAAGATCTTTACCAGCCTCTCCCGTGGCTGGACCCGGCTGGGAACCTTCGGCAAGGATGCCGACGCCCGGGACGGTGCAGGGGAGCTGGTCTTCGGCTTTCTCAGGCGAGATGAGCCGGGCCATGAAACCCTGAGCGACTGGGACACCCTGGGAATGCGTGCCAGCGCGTCCAACACCACCCTCCTGCACGGTGCTGTTGTTCCGCCGGAGCGGATCTTCCGCAAACTGCCGGTGGGTCCCGGTAAGGACCTGCTGTTCTTCGCGATTTTCGCGTGCTTTGAGACGTTGCTCGCCGCTGTGTATACCGGTGTTGCCGAGCGTGCGTTCACCCTTGGGGTAGCGAACGTCAAGCGCAGGGTTTCGGCGAAGCACGGTGGCCGGAGCTACGCCCAGGATCCCGATATCCGTTGGAAGGTGGCCGATGCCGCCTTGGCGATGGACGGCATTTCCCCGCAAATCTCGTCCCTGGCCAGGGATGTGGACAACCTGGTGGACCACGGAGCCCAGTGGTTCCCCAAACTTGTGGGACTCAAGTCCCGGGCAACGGAAAACGCACGCCACGTGGTGGATTTGGCCATTCGGGTGACAGGAGGATCCAGCTACTTCCGCGGTTCCGAGATGGAGCGCCTTTACAGGGATGTCCTGGCGGGAATCTTCCATCCTTCCAACGACGAATCCGCCCATAACACTGTGGCAAATGCATGGTTGGGGCCGCTGGAGGACTAGCTGCATCAACCCGGCCGGTGGTGTCGCAGGGTTCAGACGGTTCGCTGCACGGAGTAGACCTTGCGGCGAAGCCAGAAGCGCCGCCCGCCTCCCAGGTAAAGCACGCTGCGTTCGAGTTCCCACTTGCCGTATTCGGAATGTTCGGCCAGCCGGCGCCGGGCGTCCGGCAACGAATCGTCAGGTCCCACCGTCAGAACGAGGTATTCGTACTGACGTGCATAGTCTCGTTGGCGCTCTACGGAGCTGCCTGGAAATTGTTCTCTCATCCCTCTCCATTTTCGTCTTTTTCCGGCTAACGTGAAGTCATGAGCATCGATCCGCGTGTCGCGCTTCAATCACTGACCGCCGCCCTGGAAGAACATCTGGCCGCCGCATCGGCTCGGAGAGGTGAAGGTGACCCCAACGTTGAGTCGGCCTTTTTCGCCGTCGCTGATGCCTTTGAGGTCTATGAAGATGCGCTGTACGAGGCCTACTCCGAGGTTACTCCGCTGCAGGTCTTCGATGACGAGGATGAAGAAGACGACGATGTCCTGGACGAAGATTTGGAAATCGTGGAGGACTGAACACCCTCATGAACCGGCCACCTTGGGTGGCCGGTTTTTTTATGCCCCTCCCGGCGTCAAAAGATCCCACTCCCGCCTGGATTTCTGCCGTTCGCGCCACAGGGAATGACACCAAAAACACGTAGTCCCGTCCTCCCCGGATAGGTACTCGCACGTAGGCGTGATGGGTAATACTGCGCAAACTTGAGTACCGACTACTGGTGCGTCACCACAGAGCCGCCGCTTCACTGATATGTAGGCAATGGCAGGTCTGCGAAGAAGGCTGACATGGTGAAAGTTCCAGTCTTGCGTACGGGCAAGGTAGCGGCACCCCAGGGTGCGGACCGTGCCTCAGCGCATTCAGTCTTTCCAGCAAAAACTGCCATCGTCGACGTCAATCCGCCGGCGTCTCCCTGGATTGACAAGTCCGTTGCTGCACAACGGGCTGAAAAGGCGGGACTGGCGGCACCAAGATCCGAGGTCACCCTGGATTTCGTGCCGTCAGTCACCCGCAGAGCGCCAAAAGTTAAGCCCACTGCCCGGGGCGGCGACGATTGGGCGCACTCCCTGACCAACAGTCTCCGCATGACAGACACCGCGTTGGTCGCTGCTGCGGTCTTCGCCGGCTTTGTTCTCAACACCGATGGCCTGTCCCTTTCCGCCCAAAGCCCTGGCTACTCACGGCACCTGGTATTGGGGCTGATACTTGGACTCCTTTGGTTGGGTTCGCTGGAGGTCTACCGCACCCGCGATCCTAAGGTCCTTGGCGTTGGGCCGGAGGAATACAAGCGCGTTCTGTCAGCCAGTTTCCGCGTCTTTGGTTTCCTGGGCATTGTGGCCGTGGTTTTCCGTATTGATGCCGTGAGTTCATTTGTCATCGTTTCCTTGCCGCTTGGCCTGGTGGCGCTCACCGGCAGCAGGTGGAGTTTCCGCCGATGGCTGAGTCACGAGAAGTCCCGTGGACGCTGCCTTTCCCGTGCAATCGTTGTTGGCGAACCCCAGGATGTCCGGTACGTCATCAAACAGATCAACCGAAAGTCCGGCACCGCCTACGACATCCTCGGAGCATGCCTCCCGGGCGCCCGTCGCGGTGCGGTCCTGAAGGTTGACGAACGTCGCGTCCCCGTCCTGTCATCGATCTACGGTATTGCCGACACCGTCCGGCAGACAGGTGCCAACGCGGTCATTGTGGCTGGCCCCGTGCCCGGGGGAAACCAATTCATTCAGGAGCTCGGATGGCGGCTGGAGGAAAACGCGGCAGAACTTGTCCTCGCGGCCGCCCTGACCAACGTAGCCGGCCCCCGCATCCACTGGCGGCCGGTGGAGGGACTTCCACTGATGCACGTGGACATCCCGCACTACTCCGGGGGGAAGCACACTCTGAAGAGGTTGATGGACATTACGGTTTCGGCGTCGGCATTGCTGGTCCTGTCACCGGTCTTGCTTCTCCTGGCCGCCATAGTTCACCACGACAGCCCCGGGCCTATCCTTTTCCGCCAGGAACGGGTTGGCCGGCGAGGCAGCACCTTCCACATGCTCAAGTTCCGGTCCATGGTGGTGGACGCCGAATCCCGCTTGGAGGAGCTCACTACCCAGGACGAGGGCGCGGGCGTCCTGTTCAAGATCCGCGGGGATCCGCGTATCACCCGGTGCGGGCGTTGGATGCGTAAATACTCCCTGGATGAACTGCCCCAGTTCTGGAATGTCCTGGTGGGCAATATGAGCTTGGTGGGGCCCCGGCCGCCGCTGGCCAGGGAGGTGAGCGGCTATGAACGCCATACGCACCGCCGGCTCCTCATCAAACCCGGCATCACGGGCCTGTGGCAGATCAACGGGCGATCCGACCTTCCATGGGACGAGGCCGTTCGACTGGACCTCTACTACGTGGAGAACTGGTCAATAGCGGGAGACCTGATGATCATGTGGCGGACTTTCAAGGCAATGATCCAACCGACCGGAGCCTACTAGCCAAGAGCTGACCAACACCAAACGAATCGCGCTGTCAACACAGAAGCAGAGTGGGAAATGACCATACGAACCATTCCATCAGGACAATTGAACGGCCACGGGCTATTGCCCAGGCTCCGCATTGCTGTGGTCGGGGCAGGGTACTGGGGCCCCAATCTTGCCCGGAACCTTAAAGCCAGCCCGGACTGGGATCTTGTTGCCATCTGCGATCTCGACGTCGAGCGGGGCCTCAAGCTCGCGGAGACAGTGGGCGGGGTGGCCGTCGTCGAATCCCTGGACGAGCTGTTGGATACCTACAATCTGGATGCCGTAGCCGTAGCGACTCCCGCGCATACCCACCATGGAGTGGTGATGACAGCCCTGCGCGCAGGCAAACACGTCCTGGTGGAGAAGCCACTTGCCGACAGCCGCACCAAGGGCTTGGAAATGGTGGAAGAGGCAAAGGCGCGGGGATTGGTCCTCATGGCAGACCACACCTACTGTTTCACCCCAGCGGTCCTCAAGATTCAGGAGCTGGTAGCCAGTGGCGCCTTGGGCGACATCCTGTATGTCGACTCCGTCCGCATCAACCTCGGCCTCGTCCAACCGGATGTCAACGTTTTCTGGGACCTGGCACCGCATGACCTGTCCATCCTGGACTTCGTCCTGCCCGGCGGGCTGCATCCCACGGAGATTTCCGCCCACGGCGCGGATCCGCTGGGAACCGGCAGGGACTGCGTTGGACACCTGACCTTCGGTCTGCCCAACGACGCCATGGTCCATATCCACGTGAACTGGCTCAGTCCCACCAAAATCCGGCAAATGATCATCGGAGGGTCAAAGAGGACCCTTGTGTGGGACGACCTCAACCCCCAGCAGCGCCTCAGCGTCTACGACCGCGGGGTCAGCCTGGAGCACCAACCCAGGTCTGCCGCAGACAAACGAACCTCAGCTATTTCCTACCGGCTGGGGGACACATGGTCCCCGGCCCTGCAGGAACGGGAACCCCTGGGCCAAGTAGTAAGCGAACTTGCCTCCTCCATCCGCAACCGGACAACACCACGGACCAGCGGTGAATCCGGGCTCCGCGTCCTGTCTGTGCTCGAAGCCGTCACCCGAAGCTTGAGCACTGACGGACAATCAACCATTGTCGCCGGGAATGAAGTCTCCCTCCAGGTTGTACGGTGAAAGAGCTTCCAGGAGCACACGTGCTGGTTACCGGAGGCGCCGGGACCATCGGATCGACGCTGGTTGACCAGCTGCTCGACGCCGGCGCGGCGCACGTGGACGTGCTCGACAACCTGGTCCGGGGCCGCCGCGCAAACCTCGGCGAAGCCCTCGCCACTGGCCGGGTGCAGCTGATCGAAGGCGACCTGCGCGACCGCGACCTCGTCCACGACCTTACCAGGGGCAAGGACCTCCTCTTCCATCAAGCGGCCATCCGCATCACCCAATGCGCGGAAGAACCACGGCTTGCTTTGGAAGTCCTGGTGGACGGGACCTTCAACGTCTACGAGGCTGCTGCAACACACAAAGTGGACAAACTGATCTCAGCATCAAGTGCCTCCGTTTACGGCATGGCCGAGGCATTTCCCACCAAGGAAACCCACCATCATCACAACAACGACACCTTCTACGGCGCGGCAAAGTCCTTCAACGAAGGAATGGCCCGGAGTTTCCGCGCCATGTCAGGCCTGAACTACGTCCTCCTGAGGTACTTCAACGTCTACGGGCCCCGCATGGACGTCCACGGCCTCTACACCGAAGTCCTGGTTCGCTGGATGGAGCGAATAGTCGATGGCCTGCCCCCTGTGATTTTCGGCAGCGGAGACCAAACCATGGACTTCATCCATACCGAGGACGTTGCCAGAGCCAATGTCCTCGCCGCCCTCAGCGAAGTACGCGAAGGCGTCTACAACGTAGCCAGCGGTACCGAAACCAGCCTGGCGGAACTGGCTCAAACGCTGCTCAAAGTCATGGACTCACCCCTTGATGTGGAACACGGCCCGGAACGGGCTGTCAACGGAGTTGCCAGACGCCTCGCAGACGTCACGGCAGCACGCGAGGACCTGGGCTTCGAGGCCGCCATAGCGTTGGAAGACGGGCTGCGCTCGCTGGTCTCCTGGTGGCGTCCGCTGCGGGAAGAGATCGCCGCAGGCCGCGCGGTAGCCCGCCCCACGGCTCCGGCAGTGGGTGTGCGATGACTATCTCCGAAACCCAGCTGGGCCGTATTGATGTCATGAAGCCATGGCTGGGCGAGGCAGAGGCGCAGGCGCTTGCTGAAGTCGTCGCCTCCGGCTGGGTAGCCCAAGGCCCCAAGGTGCGGGAATTCGAGGACGCTTTTGCAGCTGGCCAGCATGCCGGATTCGCCATCGCAACCTCGAGTTGTACCTCCGCACTGCACCTGGCCCTTGTTGTTGCCGGCGTAGGAGCCGGTGACGACGTCGTGGTGCCGTCCTTCTCCTTCATTGCTACCGCCAATGCTGCTGCATACGTCGGCGCCAGGCCAATTTTTGCCGATGTCGATCTTCATACAGGCTGCGTCACCGCTGCGACCATCAAAGCTGCACTGACTCCTGCCACCAAAGCGGTCATAGCCGTTGACCAGGGCGGAGTCCCGGTTGACTTGGAACCCATCCGGGCACTCTGCGATCCTCTCGGAATCATTGTGGTGGAGGACGCGGCGTGCGCCATCGGCTCCCTCTACCGCGGACAACCGGTGGGTTCCACCGCGGAGCTGTCAGCGTGGTCATTCCACCCGCGGAAAATCCTCACCACCGGAGAGGGCGGCATGCTCACCACTGCGCGCCAGGACTTCGGTGACAGGGCACGGCGACTTCGTGAACATGCAATGAGCGTTTCCGCCGCCGACCGGCACGCCAGCCTCCTCGCCGCCCCGGAGGAGTACCTCGAAATCGGGTTCAACTACCGCATGACCGATCTTCAGGCCGCCGTCGGAATCGTCCAACTCAGCCGCCTCGAAGCGGTTGTCCGGCGTCGCCGCGAACTCGCAGCGACCTACGCCCAAGCCTTTGCCGGCGTGGAAGGTCTCCGCCTGGTGAGCGATCCGGAGTACGGCATGAGCAACTTCCAGTCGTGCTGGCTTGAGGTGGGCCCGGCCTTCCCCGTCGGACGCGAGGTTCTGATGGCACATTTGGCCTCGGACGGGATATCTGCCCGTCGCGGGATCATGGCCGCGCACCGGCAACCTGCCTATGCAGGCGCCGATACAGGTGCCGCTGAACTGGGAGTCACTGAATGGTTGTCCGACCACACCCTGATCCTCCCGCTTTACCACGAACTTGCACTGCACGACCAAGTTAGGGTCATCGACTCCGTACTGCGCGCGGCGGGACAGCCATGAGCGAGCTACTTCTCATTGCTGCAAGCGGCCTCGCCCGGGAGGTGCTTGCCATGGTCCGCAGCAGCGGGCCGTTCGACGTCGTAGGGATCCTGGACGACGACGAGGACAAGCTGGGCCGCGTCGTGGACGGCGCCCACGTGCTCGGTCCGATCCGTGAGGCCATGAATTACCCCCACGCATTGCTGCTGATTTGCATTGGAACGGGGAGCGGCCGGGAAAGCGTCGTGCTGAGGCTCCGTGCTTTGGGCTTGGCTGAAGACCGCTATGCCACGGCGATAGATCCGTCGGTGCATGTTCCCGAGGGCTGCGTGATTGGCCGGGGAAGCATCATCCTCGCCCACGTGAGCATGACGGCGTCCGTGACCATCGGCAACCATGTTGTTGCCATGCCGGGGGTTACCTTCACCCACGACGACGTGATCGGCGACTATGCCACGTTGGCCTCCGGCGTCTCGCTCGGAGGAAACGTCCACATCGGCAGGGCGGCATACCTCGGAATGAACGCCAGTGTCCGCGAGCGCCTGAGCATTGGGGCGAAAGCGACCATCGGCATGGGGGCCGCTGTCCTTGCCGATGTTCCTGAGGATGAAACCTGGGCGGGTGTGCCGGCCCGGGTGATTCGGCGGGGTAATTCTCCTGAGCTGGAGGGCGTGAAATGAAAGTGATGCGGCCCAGGCCCCTGGTGAACCGGCCGACGGTGACGGTGGTGATTCCCTGCTACAACTACGGGCGGTATCTGCCGGAGGCTGTCAATAGTGCGTTGTCGCAGGAGATGGTGGAAGTGGACGTCATCGTGGTCGATGACGCGTCCACGGATGGCAGCGCAGCGATCGCGTGGGGGCTTGCCGCAGCGGATCCCCGGGTTTCGGTGGTCCATCATGGGCAGAACCAAGGGCATATTGCCACTTACAACGACGGACTTTCCAGGGCCCGGGGCCGTTACGTGACGCTGCTTTCGGCCGATGATGTGATCGCTCCCGGTGCACTGGGGCGTGCTGTGGCTTTGATGGAGGCCAACCCGAACGTGGGGATGGTTTATGGGTTGCCGAAGGACTTCGTTGATCAGCCCCCGCCTGTTGCCTTGCATGGGCGCACCACGTGGACGGTGTGGGAGGGTAGCCGGTGGCTCGCACTTGCGTGTGCCCGCGGACGGAATTTCATTCTGTCCCCCGAGGTGGTAATGCGGACCGAGACGGTGTTGAGTGTTGGCGCTTACAGTGCCTCGCTGCCACATTCGGGGGACTTGGAGTATTGGTTGCGTGCGGCTGCTTCCTGGGATGTTGGGCGGGTCAACGGGCCGGTGCAGGCTTTCTACCGGGTTCATGGGAACAACATGCACCAAACGGAGTTCGCTGCGGCGGCGGTGGACCTCCAGCATCGGCTTGAGGCCTTCCGGGTTCTTGAAGATGTCCGTTTTCCGATTACGTCAGAAAAGCGGGTTCGCCAGTTGCGGCGGGCCAAGGGTGCGCTCAGCAAGGAAGCCTCGCATTTGGGGGCAAGGGAAGTCATCCGTGGCGGCTCGCTGGAAACTGCCATTGAGTTGCGTAAGTTCATTGAGTGTCTGCAGGATGTCCCGGGGAATGTCCATAGGGCGAACGCGCTTCAGGCCAGGATCACACGTGTCTCACGTGGCGGTCGGCCACGGCCGGCAACGAGTGCTGCCGAGTTTGTCCGGAGCCAGCTTGAGCGCGTCCGCTGGCGTTTGTGGGCCATGACAGGAATTTCATGACGACCGGTAGCGGTGCGGACCGCACTCTGGGCGCCCGGTCCGCGAGCGCCACGCTGTGGGGCGGGGTCAACATGGCCCTCGGCAGGATCGTCCAATTCGCCACCACCATCATCGTGGCCCGGATGATTGCGCCCGAGCATTTCGGTGCCCTGGCCGTGGCTATTGTGGTGCAAACCATCGCCACGAACATGGCAGAGCTGGGTGCTACAGCGGCGTTGGCCAGGGGCAACGGGGATCCGGACAGGATCGGACCAACTGTTTTCTCCATTTCTTTGGTGACCAGCGCAGTGATGACTGCCGGAGCCGTGCTCCTGGCTCCTGCTTTGGCTGCAGCTTTTGACGACCCCGCGGCGACTCCAGTGATCCAGGTACTCTCTTTGACCATCCTGTTCCAAGGTATTGGTGCTGTTCCGTCCACCATGGTGTGGCGTGAGTTCCTGCAGAAGCCGCGGGTTGTCGTTGACGTTGGCAGTGTGGCGGTAGTGCTGGTGCTCGTTGTTCCCATGGCGCTGGATGGGTGGGGGGCCATGGCGCTGGCCTGGTCCAGGGTGGGCGGCCAGTTCTTCGCCATGGTTGGGTATTGGGTCATCACGCCAAGGAGGTATGCCCCCGGCTTTGACCGCGCGGTGGCCAAGGAGGTCCTGCGCCTGGGCATGCCGTTGGCCATGGCCAACCTGGTGGTGTTTGTGACCCTCAACATGGATTACCTCCTCATTGGCCGAATGTTGGACCCGGCCGCCCTGGGTCTTTATCTGTTGGCCTTCAATTTGGCCGGTCTTCCGAGCTCGGTGATCACGGCAGTCATCCGTGCCACCGCGGTGCCCACTTTCGGCAGGCTATTCGCCGAGGGCACCCTTGGGGAATTGGCGGGGCGGTTTGTTGCGGGGGTCTCGTATTGCGCGTTCCCTATCTCGGCGATGATCATCGCACTTGCAGAGCCGCTGATGGTCACAGCCTACGGACAAGCGTGGGCGCCTGCAGGCATCGCGCTGGCGACCCTCGGCGTTTTTGGGGCCGCACGGATTCTTGTGGAACTCTTTGCCGACTTGAGCGTGGGTGCAGGGAGGACTGTATGGCTCTTTTGGGTCCAGGTGGCGTGGCTTGTTGCCCTCACACCCGCACTGTATTTCAGTATCCGGTGGTGGGGGATTGCCGGCGCCGGCGTGGCCCACGCG
The sequence above is a segment of the Arthrobacter sp. StoSoilB22 genome. Coding sequences within it:
- a CDS encoding Gfo/Idh/MocA family oxidoreductase, giving the protein MTIRTIPSGQLNGHGLLPRLRIAVVGAGYWGPNLARNLKASPDWDLVAICDLDVERGLKLAETVGGVAVVESLDELLDTYNLDAVAVATPAHTHHGVVMTALRAGKHVLVEKPLADSRTKGLEMVEEAKARGLVLMADHTYCFTPAVLKIQELVASGALGDILYVDSVRINLGLVQPDVNVFWDLAPHDLSILDFVLPGGLHPTEISAHGADPLGTGRDCVGHLTFGLPNDAMVHIHVNWLSPTKIRQMIIGGSKRTLVWDDLNPQQRLSVYDRGVSLEHQPRSAADKRTSAISYRLGDTWSPALQEREPLGQVVSELASSIRNRTTPRTSGESGLRVLSVLEAVTRSLSTDGQSTIVAGNEVSLQVVR
- a CDS encoding M20/M25/M40 family metallo-hydrolase; this translates as MSVIRPEDEVVRICQELIRIDSSNFGDDTGPGERAAAEYTAGLITEVGLEAEIFESAPGRANVITRMAGEDPSADALVVHGHLDVVPALKDQWSVDPFSGELKDGLIWGRGAVDMKDMDAMILSVMRNFARTGRKPKRDIIFAFFADEEAGGTYGARYAVEHRRELFDGATEAISEVGGFSATIGGQRTYLLQTAEKGLSWLRLVAHGRAGHGSQINTDNAVTRLAGAVTRIGEYKWPVELTPTTRQFLDGVTELTGVEFDADNPDILLKELGTVARFVGATLQNTSNPTYLRSGYKHNVIPESAEAFVDCRTLPGQQELVFETIKELAGDGIDISYVNKDVSLEVPFAGNLVDSMIDALHTEDPGAKVLPYTLSGGTDNKSLSKIGITGYGFAPLMLPDELDFTGMFHGVDERVPAESLQFGARVLNTLLSNY
- a CDS encoding NAD-dependent epimerase/dehydratase family protein, which translates into the protein MKELPGAHVLVTGGAGTIGSTLVDQLLDAGAAHVDVLDNLVRGRRANLGEALATGRVQLIEGDLRDRDLVHDLTRGKDLLFHQAAIRITQCAEEPRLALEVLVDGTFNVYEAAATHKVDKLISASSASVYGMAEAFPTKETHHHHNNDTFYGAAKSFNEGMARSFRAMSGLNYVLLRYFNVYGPRMDVHGLYTEVLVRWMERIVDGLPPVIFGSGDQTMDFIHTEDVARANVLAALSEVREGVYNVASGTETSLAELAQTLLKVMDSPLDVEHGPERAVNGVARRLADVTAAREDLGFEAAIALEDGLRSLVSWWRPLREEIAAGRAVARPTAPAVGVR
- a CDS encoding DegT/DnrJ/EryC1/StrS aminotransferase family protein, coding for MTISETQLGRIDVMKPWLGEAEAQALAEVVASGWVAQGPKVREFEDAFAAGQHAGFAIATSSCTSALHLALVVAGVGAGDDVVVPSFSFIATANAAAYVGARPIFADVDLHTGCVTAATIKAALTPATKAVIAVDQGGVPVDLEPIRALCDPLGIIVVEDAACAIGSLYRGQPVGSTAELSAWSFHPRKILTTGEGGMLTTARQDFGDRARRLREHAMSVSAADRHASLLAAPEEYLEIGFNYRMTDLQAAVGIVQLSRLEAVVRRRRELAATYAQAFAGVEGLRLVSDPEYGMSNFQSCWLEVGPAFPVGREVLMAHLASDGISARRGIMAAHRQPAYAGADTGAAELGVTEWLSDHTLILPLYHELALHDQVRVIDSVLRAAGQP
- a CDS encoding acyl-CoA dehydrogenase family protein — translated: MSPEEILPDELLERLRGRAAGYDDNNQFFHEDLDELAAAGYLKLFVPEADGGFGLGLEAVAALQQRLATAAPATALAVNMHLVWTGVAQVMTARGDTSLDFVLKEAGQGEIFAFGISEAGNDSMLFDSGTVAEPLPDGSYRFTGRKIFTSLSRGWTRLGTFGKDADARDGAGELVFGFLRRDEPGHETLSDWDTLGMRASASNTTLLHGAVVPPERIFRKLPVGPGKDLLFFAIFACFETLLAAVYTGVAERAFTLGVANVKRRVSAKHGGRSYAQDPDIRWKVADAALAMDGISPQISSLARDVDNLVDHGAQWFPKLVGLKSRATENARHVVDLAIRVTGGSSYFRGSEMERLYRDVLAGIFHPSNDESAHNTVANAWLGPLED
- a CDS encoding MaoC/PaaZ C-terminal domain-containing protein, whose protein sequence is MNHPQPVVLGELPSLSKLYVNAAAAAARRRVLGSSTGKKRLPAVSHEVRGVRADVENLTAYQHLLGETASDTLPAGYVHALAFPVSMSVMNREDFPLPLLGMIHLKNRIEQLAPIQFAQELDIRSWAESLAGHRAGTQLDVVSEVRAGSSDDLLWRGVSTYLAKGVFLPGIDKAGSPNGALDASDFVPPHPTALWQLNLDTGRSYAAVSGDFNPIHLSVLSAKALGLRGSIAHGMYLASRALADVGAVKADSFAWNVSFEAPVFLPARVALDITTLQSDSGHWERSDYVAWNPRSGRRHFTGSVTALP
- a CDS encoding DUF5703 family protein, producing the protein MREQFPGSSVERQRDYARQYEYLVLTVGPDDSLPDARRRLAEHSEYGKWELERSVLYLGGGRRFWLRRKVYSVQRTV
- a CDS encoding sugar transferase, whose protein sequence is MVKVPVLRTGKVAAPQGADRASAHSVFPAKTAIVDVNPPASPWIDKSVAAQRAEKAGLAAPRSEVTLDFVPSVTRRAPKVKPTARGGDDWAHSLTNSLRMTDTALVAAAVFAGFVLNTDGLSLSAQSPGYSRHLVLGLILGLLWLGSLEVYRTRDPKVLGVGPEEYKRVLSASFRVFGFLGIVAVVFRIDAVSSFVIVSLPLGLVALTGSRWSFRRWLSHEKSRGRCLSRAIVVGEPQDVRYVIKQINRKSGTAYDILGACLPGARRGAVLKVDERRVPVLSSIYGIADTVRQTGANAVIVAGPVPGGNQFIQELGWRLEENAAELVLAAALTNVAGPRIHWRPVEGLPLMHVDIPHYSGGKHTLKRLMDITVSASALLVLSPVLLLLAAIVHHDSPGPILFRQERVGRRGSTFHMLKFRSMVVDAESRLEELTTQDEGAGVLFKIRGDPRITRCGRWMRKYSLDELPQFWNVLVGNMSLVGPRPPLAREVSGYERHTHRRLLIKPGITGLWQINGRSDLPWDEAVRLDLYYVENWSIAGDLMIMWRTFKAMIQPTGAY